A single window of Bacteroidota bacterium DNA harbors:
- a CDS encoding ABC transporter permease yields the protein MISNSLKIALRNFYKKPAFSIINVLGLAIGLACFVLTIVYVNYELSYDSVHEKRDRTYLATVTINFADYFIENQESTTATFVEAVKSSYPEVEDATQTIFGISQYVRIGDTYFNERSIAAADSSFFKVFTHEFIAGDPRKALIEPFSVVLTESTAKKYFGEKDAFGETLNLMDENFKVTGIIKDLPENVSFGFKMIFSIYIWDGWYNDPEWQNNNFYNFLVLKEGANPIELEHKFPDLLKSKIQTIRGKDFESWLADGNRWEYHLFSMSDVYLKLWGNGIYLIGFGIVAIFLLIIACINYMNLSTAKAAQRAKEVGIRKVVGAYRSNLISQFTRESMFMSFLALIIGMGIVEALLPFLSLFIDAKLSIHYFDNFVVLPALLALGIIVGFISGLYPAFVLSSYIPVKVLKGNINKKGKGLNLRNALVLIQFTMSIALIISLIVVVKQTDLLYTKKLGYNKDNLMVVTMAASIKNPDLFKAELSKIPTIESASFTSRMPSRGAGNSQQWTPEGKETTLLTVHVTDEDFLKTMKIGLHAGRYFSKEFLTDSSAVVINRKAAEFLNWGDTLNRKLNAGNRDYHVIGIIEDYHFQTLQEEINPLIICMAGGHFRMRPQNLAIRIKAGAEPPITEIEKAWNNNTWERNTPFEYYFFAERYKTYYKQEGQTRQLMSILTVLILLVTALGLYGLASYATQERMKEIAIRKAMGASINLIVAKMTWSFTKLVLFANVVAWPLAWYFMNDWLSGFATRINISWWIFVLAALLSYFLAIATIIFQAYSAARRNPIEVLRYE from the coding sequence ATGATCAGTAACAGTTTAAAAATCGCGCTTAGGAATTTTTATAAAAAACCTGCTTTTTCCATCATCAATGTTTTGGGACTGGCTATTGGATTGGCTTGTTTTGTATTAACCATTGTCTATGTTAATTATGAACTAAGCTATGATTCTGTTCATGAAAAGAGGGATCGTACTTACCTTGCCACTGTTACCATAAATTTTGCTGATTATTTTATTGAAAACCAAGAGTCGACCACGGCAACTTTTGTTGAGGCGGTTAAAAGTTCTTATCCTGAAGTTGAAGATGCTACTCAGACCATTTTTGGCATATCGCAATATGTAAGGATTGGAGATACTTATTTTAATGAGAGAAGTATCGCAGCTGCCGATTCCTCTTTTTTCAAAGTATTTACGCATGAGTTTATTGCAGGTGACCCACGAAAAGCTTTGATAGAGCCATTTTCTGTTGTATTAACAGAAAGTACAGCTAAAAAATATTTTGGAGAAAAAGATGCATTTGGCGAAACGCTCAATCTCATGGATGAGAATTTTAAAGTTACGGGCATAATCAAAGATCTCCCTGAAAATGTGAGCTTTGGATTCAAGATGATTTTTTCAATATATATTTGGGATGGATGGTATAATGATCCTGAATGGCAAAATAACAACTTCTATAACTTTTTGGTTTTAAAAGAAGGTGCAAATCCAATTGAACTGGAGCACAAATTTCCGGATTTGTTAAAAAGCAAAATCCAAACGATAAGGGGTAAGGATTTCGAAAGCTGGCTTGCTGACGGGAACCGCTGGGAATATCATTTGTTCTCCATGAGTGATGTTTACCTGAAATTGTGGGGAAACGGCATTTACCTGATTGGATTTGGGATCGTTGCAATATTCCTATTGATCATTGCCTGTATCAATTACATGAATTTAAGTACTGCAAAAGCGGCTCAAAGAGCTAAAGAAGTAGGCATTAGAAAGGTTGTTGGAGCTTATCGATCGAACCTGATTAGCCAATTTACCCGAGAATCAATGTTTATGAGTTTTTTAGCATTGATTATAGGGATGGGAATCGTTGAGGCGCTTTTACCATTTTTATCACTTTTTATCGATGCCAAGTTAAGTATCCATTACTTCGACAATTTTGTTGTGCTTCCGGCTTTATTGGCTTTGGGTATAATCGTCGGTTTTATATCTGGACTATATCCTGCTTTTGTGCTTTCATCTTACATTCCGGTAAAAGTTTTAAAAGGCAATATTAACAAAAAGGGGAAAGGGCTAAATTTACGTAATGCATTGGTACTGATTCAATTCACTATGTCAATTGCTTTAATCATAAGTTTGATTGTTGTTGTTAAGCAAACAGATCTTTTATATACCAAAAAGCTTGGTTACAATAAAGATAATTTAATGGTAGTGACGATGGCAGCAAGTATAAAAAACCCCGATCTTTTTAAAGCCGAATTAAGTAAAATACCTACTATTGAAAGTGCCAGTTTTACAAGCCGAATGCCAAGTCGTGGGGCAGGAAATTCACAGCAATGGACCCCTGAAGGGAAAGAGACTACTTTGCTTACTGTACATGTGACAGATGAAGATTTTTTGAAAACCATGAAAATCGGTCTTCATGCGGGTCGATACTTTAGTAAAGAGTTTTTAACCGATTCAAGTGCGGTTGTGATCAATCGTAAAGCAGCCGAATTCTTGAACTGGGGCGATACCCTGAATCGCAAATTGAATGCTGGTAATAGGGATTATCACGTGATTGGCATCATCGAAGATTATCATTTTCAAACCCTTCAAGAAGAAATTAATCCTTTAATTATTTGTATGGCCGGTGGACATTTTAGAATGAGGCCGCAGAATTTGGCTATAAGAATTAAAGCAGGAGCAGAGCCGCCGATTACGGAAATTGAAAAGGCCTGGAACAATAATACCTGGGAGCGAAACACCCCCTTTGAATACTACTTCTTTGCGGAGCGTTACAAAACTTATTATAAACAAGAAGGCCAAACCCGTCAACTAATGTCAATACTTACAGTACTTATTTTATTAGTTACTGCTTTGGGATTATATGGTTTGGCTTCTTATGCAACCCAGGAACGCATGAAGGAAATTGCCATCCGAAAAGCCATGGGAGCGTCCATAAATCTTATTGTGGCAAAAATGACCTGGAGCTTTACAAAATTGGTATTGTTTGCGAATGTTGTTGCCTGGCCATTGGCTTGGTATTTTATGAACGATTGGTTATCGGGCTTTGCCACACGGATCAATATTTCGTGGTGGATATTTGTACTGGCTGCCTTATTATCCTATTTTTTGGCCATTGCCACCATTATCTTCCAAGCCTATTCAGCAGCCCGCAGGAATCCGATAGAGGTGTTGAGGTATGAGTAA